Genomic segment of Nocardiopsis mwathae:
GACGATCTCCCCGGTGGACAGGTTGCGCGTCAGCCCGTTCTGCCCGGTCGCGCAGAACGGGCAGTTCATCCCGCAGCCCGCCTGGGAGGACACGCACAGCGTGACGCGGTCGGGGTAGCGCATCAGCACCGACTCGAACAGGACGCCGTCGAACGCCCGCCACAGTGTCTTGCGCGTCATGCCGTTGTCGCAGGTGATGTGCTTGACCGGCGTCAGCAGCCGGGGCAGCAGCGCCTCACCGAGGCGTTCCCGGGATTCGGCGGGGAGGTCGGTCATCGCGGAGGTGTCCGATTCCAGGTGGCCGAAGTAGTGCCGGGCCAGCTGCTCGGCCCGGAACGGCTTCTCGCCGAGCTCGGTGACGACGGTACGACGCTCCTCCGGGCTGAGGTCGGCGAGGTGCCGCGGCGGCTTGGCACGGCGCGGGGCGACGAAGGTGAGCTCGGCAGGCATACAGGTCCTAGAAGGATCAGTCGGGTGGCGAAAAGGATTCGGGCGGCGACGTCCGCACGGTCCGCGATTCCGCGGCCATTTGGGCACTCTGAGATGCGGCACCGCCCGCGCGGGCATTACCGTTCATGCTATGCGACGCGCGGACGCCGCCGTCCGGTGATGGCGGTGGGACGGGTGAGGTCGGGAGGTCAGTTGAGCGGAGCGCAGATCCTGCTGGACCAGTTCAGCCCCTACCGCAGCCGCCGCGTCATCGTCGAGTGCGACTCCCGCACGACGGCCGCCTACCTGCTGGACGCCCGCGACCGGATCCGCGTGCCGGTGTGGCTCGCCAACCACCGGATCGCCCCGGAGACCGGCGATCCCAGCGGGCTGTACGAGGGACAGGCCCCCCTGATGCCCGCCGCGCACACCAAGCACCCCCAGGGCCGCGCCCGATTCGACCCCGAGCGGCTGCGCGTCGTGTGGTTCGAGGAGGGCGACGGACTGGCCCTGCTCGACGACGACGGCCTCCTCGCGGTCATCCCCGGGTGGGCCGAGGCCGACAGCGGGCTGCCGGGCTACGCCCGCGAGGCGATCGGCCGCAGCGCGTACGCCTGGGCGCTGGACCCCGAAGCCGACCGGCTGTGGCCGCGCGTGGTGCACGCCGAGGCCTACTGGGACTGGCGCGCGGTGCCGGGAGCCTGGCGCAGCGTCCAGCGCGCCGTCTTCAACCACCTGAACAGACGCGTGGGCGCGGCCGGCCACTACTGGGACGTCTCCGACGGGCACCCGCCCCTGATCCGCGTCTCGGAACGGCCCCCGGAACGGCACCGCCCCTTCACCGTCCTCAGCACGGTCGGCATGTGCGGCCAGCGGATGCCGACGCTCGACCGCTACATGGCCGACACATCGCCCTACGCCCGGATCGAGCTCGCCCTGGCCACCACCCGGCCGGCCCACCACGCCGCCCGCATCTTCCGCTGGATCGGCGCGTTCCCCTGGCGCGCGGTCACCTGGTTCGGCACCGGCCACAGCGTGAAGTGGCTCGACAACCCCGAAGACCGCGCCATCCGCGGCGGCAACTCCGCCGTCCTCCTCACCAGCGACCCCACCCCGCTGTCCGGCCCCCAGGGCCACCTCCCCCCGGACACCTCCGGCCTCACCTTCCACGGCGACCCGGTCCACTGGCTCTGGATCGTCCCCATCACCCGCCCCGAACACCTCTTCGCCAAGGAACACGACGCCGCCACCCTCATCGCCAAACTCGCCGCAGAAGGCCGCAGCTGGGTGCTGGGGTAGGCCGTCGCCCCAGACAGCGAAGACCAGCCCCGGCTCGTGGACGGAATCCTGGGGAACGCTGAGAACGCTACTCCGCGCCGAGTACCTCGGACCCCGGCGATCCTCACTGCGGTGGGGTTCGCTGGGCGGCCTTGTCCTCGTTGATCTCGGAGATATTGGGGTATCAGCGGCGATTTTTACCCCAATATCTCCGAGATCAACGGAGGAAGGGGCAGGAAAGCGCTTTCCGGTTGCCTTTCGGGCTCCGCAGGCGGTTGGGGTGCCCGAAACGGCGTTCGTCTCGCAGAACGGCGCCCTCTGGGACACCGCAGCTTCGTCTCCGAAACAGAAGCCCTCCGCGCAACCGCCCACATGCCGCCGACCGACGGCCGGGAGTTACGCGTGGAACTTGACGGAGAGCCCTCATCAGCAGCGCAAGTCGGGCTACGCCGCGTGCAGGATTTCGGCGAGCGTGTCCTGTGACGGATCGCCGACCAACAGCACGCGTGCCTGGATCACGTGGTCCGCTGCAGCGATCCAGCGTTCGAACGTGGCGGCGCCCTCCCCCTCCTCAGGGTGCTGTTCGAACCACGGGGCCACCTGGTCCCACCGGTACAGCGCCCACGGCGCATCGGTCACCGGGGCGGGAAAGTCCCCGGGCCCGTCCTCACCGGCGCTGAGGCGGCGAACATCCTCCTCGCTGCGCCCCACCCTCGCGGCGATGCCCTCCAACGTGACAAGATCCTCCGCTCGCAGGCCGGTGACGGTGAATCCCGCGGTTTCGGCATCACGCAGGGCCGTCACCACGGCCATCGCGAGAGTCGGTGCTTCACGCATGAAGTGGAGTAGGCAGGCATCTCCACTGGTCTCCGGCTGAGCATCATCGCATCCCGCCTCGAACAGCCGATCGTAGTCCTCATCACTCGGCAGGCGATCGAGCAGCAACGTGAAATCGTGCGTCGGCACCGTGTTCCCCGTCCTCTCAGTGCTCATGGGATGCTGCGAAGCGAATGATCATCTTGGCGTCATTCGCCGGGACCCGGGGTGTGCAGTAGACAGCGATCGTCTCCTTGCAGGCCAGACACCGAACCAGACCCCACCGATGACCGCGGTGTACCTCGTTCACCTCGAATCTACTCCTGTCCAATGAAGCGAGAGCCGCCGCAATCTCCTTCTTCGGATGCCTGCCCTTACTCACCATAGGGTGAAGGTATTGCCTACGAACCGTAACGCGAGGGACTTTCCACGGAATCTTGCGCTTGAGGACGGACGAAAATCCGTTGACGGCCGACCGCCCTCTCGCGCATGCTCTCGTGTCGTGTGTTCGACTCCCCCAGACGCGCATGACGGCATCGTAGGGGTGGCTTGACTCTCCTGCCCGATGAGCGGGTTCCCATCACGGCGCCGCTGCGGTATCGGAATTTTCGGGCGTTGGCCGCCGGGCGGACGCTCATGTACTTCGGCAACGGGGTCGCCACCGTCGCGCTCGCGTTCGCCGTGCTCGATGCGACCGGGTCGCTGATCCATCTCGGGCTGGTCGTGGGTGCCCGGTCGGTGGCCAACGTGGTGCTGCTCCTCGTCGGCGGGGTGCTCGCCGACCGGTTTCCGCGGGACCTGATCCTGCGCGGCGGGTGTGCCGTGGCCGCCGTGTCCCAGGGGCTGCTCGCGGCGAGCGTGCTGCTCGGCTTCGCCTCGCTGCCGGTGATGATCGCCCTGAGCGTGGTCAACGGGGCCGCGGCCGCCGCCAACCTGCCCGCCGCGGCGGCGCTGACGCCGCAGACCGTGCCCGCGTCCCTGCTGCGCCCCGCCAACGCACTGGTCCGCATCGGGCTGCACATGGGCATGTTCGTCGGAATGTCGACGGCCGCCGGCCTGGCCGGCCTGGTCGAGTCGGGGTGGGCGCTCGCGGTGAACGCGCTCGTGTTCGTGCTGGCCGCGCTCGGCTTCCTGCTGCTGCGGCTGCCGTCCAAGGACGGCCGCGCGGACGAGCGCTCCGATGTGCTCCGGGACCTGCGCGACGGATGGCACGAGGTCGCCTCGCGGCCCTGGGTGTGGGTCGTGGTGCTGCAGTTCATGGTGGTCAACGCGACCTGGTCGGGCACCGTCGCGGTCCTGGGCCCGGCGATCGCCGACGCGTCCTTCGGCCGCACGACCTGGGGGCTGGTGCTCGCCGCCAACAGCATCGGGATGCTCGTCGGCGGTGTGCTGGCCGCCCGCCGGCAGCCGCGGCGTGCGCTGGGCTTCGGGGTGGCGCTCGCGGCCGTCGAGGCGCTGCCGATGGCGGTGCTGGGGACGGGGGCGGGCATCCCGTTCCTGTTCACCGCCATGTTCCTGGCCGGGATGGCCGTGGAACAGTTCTGTGTGGCCTGGGAAGTCTCGATCCAGCAGAACATCCCGGCGGATCGGCTGTCCCGCGTCTACTCCTACGACGCACTGGGGTCGTTCGCCGCCATGCCGCTCGGCGAGATCGCCGTCGGCCCGATCGCGAAGGCGGTGGGGATGGAGGCGACGCTGCTCGGGATGGGGTCGCTCCTTCTTCTCGCCACCGCCGGGGCGCTGGGCAGCCGGAGTGTGCGGACGTTGCGGGTGAGGTGAGAGTGGCCCGGATATGGGACGGGGGCGGAGCGCCGTTCTGCGTTCCGCCCCCGAGGATCACGGGTTCGTCCGGTTACACCAGGAGGCTCAGGACCACCCAGGACACCGCTCCTCCGATGAGGAGGGAGTCGATGCGGTCCATCAGGCCGCCGTGGCCGGGCATGAACCGGCCCATGTCCTTGATGCCCAGGTCGCGCTTGATGAGCGACTCGATCAGGTCGCCGACGGTCGCGGCCACGACCACCGCGAGGCCGAGGACCACACCCGCCCAGACCGCGCCGTCGAGCATGAGGGAGACGGTGAGCGCACCGGCCAGCGTGCACGCCAGGACCGAGCCGGCGAAGCCCTCCCAGGTCTTGTTGGGGCTGATGTTCGGCGCCATCTTGTGCCGGCCGGTGGTGATGCCGGCGAAGTAGCCGCCGATGTCGCTGCTGATCGTCACGATGATGAAGGCGATCAGCCGTTCCTGGCCGTCGCCCGGAGTGGAGATCAGCAGCTGCCACGTGGCCAGCAGGAACGGCAGGTACAGCAGTACGAAGAGGCTTCCCGAGGCGTCCCGCACATAGCCGTCCGCGCCGTCGCGCAGCCGCCAGGACAGGGCGGCGATCGCGGTGATCGCGGTCGTGCCCACCAGCCATCCCGCGCCGCCGAAGTAGGCGGCGGGCTGCATCGCGATTCCACCCGCGAGGAGCGGGAGGAGCGCCAGGGAGACACCCTTCTCGGCGACGGCTCGGTTCAGCTCGCGCATGCCGATGAGTACGGCCGCCGAGGTGATCAGGACGAACGCCGCGGGGAACGGGTAGATGGACAGCAGGGCCAGGGCGCCGAGGCCGACTCCGCTCGCGATGGCGAGCGGGAGGTTGCGGCCGGTCCGGATCGGGCCGCCGCCGGGCTTGCGCAGCCCCTTGCGCGGCTTGCCGTCGCCCCCGCCGCCCTCGGAGTCGGCGGGCGGGCCCGATGCGGCCCGCCCGTCGTCGTCGGTGGAATCCGAACCGGGCTCAGAGTAGGACACTGACCCTAGACCTCAAGCAGTTCGGTTTCCTTGTGCTTCAGCAGCTCGTCGATCTCACCCGTGTACTTCTGGGTGGTCTCGTCCAGCTCGTCCTGCGCACGGTGTCCCTCGTCCTCACCGATCTCGCCGGCCTTGACGGCCTTGTCCAGCGCGTCCTTGGCGTGCCGGCGCACGTTGCGGATGGAGACCTTGCCATCCTCGGCCTTGCCGCGGACCACCTTGATGTACTCCTTGCGGCGCTCCTCGGACAGCTCCGGGAAGACCACGCGGATGATGTTGCCGTCGTTGGCCGGGTTCACGCCGAGGTCGCTCTCCCGGATGGCCTTCTCGATCGCGGCCAGGGCGGACTTGTCGAACGGCGAGACGACGACCATGCGCGCCTCGGGCACAGCGAACGACGCGAGCTGGTTGACGGGGGTCTGGGCGCCGTAGTAGTCCACCGTGATCTTGTTGAACGTCGCGGGGCCGGGACGGCCCGTACGGATCGCGGCGAAGTCCTCCTTGGCGACCACGACCGCCTTCTCCATCTTCTCCTCTGCTTCGAGGAGTGTCTCTTCGATCATTGCGGCTCCCGTGTGTCGCTGTGGTCCGTCGATTCGAGGTCTGCGCTGGTGGATCTGCGCTGGATCAGCTGTCGGCCGGACACACGATGGTGCCGATCTTCTCCCCGCGGACGGCGCGGACGATGTTGCCCTGCCCCATGAGGTCGAAGACGACGATCGGCAGACCGTTGTCCATGCACTGGCTCACCGCGGTCGCGTCCATGACCTTCAGTCCGCGGGTGAGCACTTCGTTGTAGTCGAGGCGGTCGAACTTCACCGCGTTGGGGTTGCGGTGCGGGTCGG
This window contains:
- a CDS encoding MFS transporter, whose protein sequence is MTLLPDERVPITAPLRYRNFRALAAGRTLMYFGNGVATVALAFAVLDATGSLIHLGLVVGARSVANVVLLLVGGVLADRFPRDLILRGGCAVAAVSQGLLAASVLLGFASLPVMIALSVVNGAAAAANLPAAAALTPQTVPASLLRPANALVRIGLHMGMFVGMSTAAGLAGLVESGWALAVNALVFVLAALGFLLLRLPSKDGRADERSDVLRDLRDGWHEVASRPWVWVVVLQFMVVNATWSGTVAVLGPAIADASFGRTTWGLVLAANSIGMLVGGVLAARRQPRRALGFGVALAAVEALPMAVLGTGAGIPFLFTAMFLAGMAVEQFCVAWEVSIQQNIPADRLSRVYSYDALGSFAAMPLGEIAVGPIAKAVGMEATLLGMGSLLLLATAGALGSRSVRTLRVR
- the frr gene encoding ribosome recycling factor yields the protein MIEETLLEAEEKMEKAVVVAKEDFAAIRTGRPGPATFNKITVDYYGAQTPVNQLASFAVPEARMVVVSPFDKSALAAIEKAIRESDLGVNPANDGNIIRVVFPELSEERRKEYIKVVRGKAEDGKVSIRNVRRHAKDALDKAVKAGEIGEDEGHRAQDELDETTQKYTGEIDELLKHKETELLEV
- a CDS encoding phosphatidate cytidylyltransferase, coding for MSYSEPGSDSTDDDGRAASGPPADSEGGGGDGKPRKGLRKPGGGPIRTGRNLPLAIASGVGLGALALLSIYPFPAAFVLITSAAVLIGMRELNRAVAEKGVSLALLPLLAGGIAMQPAAYFGGAGWLVGTTAITAIAALSWRLRDGADGYVRDASGSLFVLLYLPFLLATWQLLISTPGDGQERLIAFIIVTISSDIGGYFAGITTGRHKMAPNISPNKTWEGFAGSVLACTLAGALTVSLMLDGAVWAGVVLGLAVVVAATVGDLIESLIKRDLGIKDMGRFMPGHGGLMDRIDSLLIGGAVSWVVLSLLV
- a CDS encoding suppressor of fused domain protein translates to MAVGRVRSGGQLSGAQILLDQFSPYRSRRVIVECDSRTTAAYLLDARDRIRVPVWLANHRIAPETGDPSGLYEGQAPLMPAAHTKHPQGRARFDPERLRVVWFEEGDGLALLDDDGLLAVIPGWAEADSGLPGYAREAIGRSAYAWALDPEADRLWPRVVHAEAYWDWRAVPGAWRSVQRAVFNHLNRRVGAAGHYWDVSDGHPPLIRVSERPPERHRPFTVLSTVGMCGQRMPTLDRYMADTSPYARIELALATTRPAHHAARIFRWIGAFPWRAVTWFGTGHSVKWLDNPEDRAIRGGNSAVLLTSDPTPLSGPQGHLPPDTSGLTFHGDPVHWLWIVPITRPEHLFAKEHDAATLIAKLAAEGRSWVLG